In Pedobacter sp. SL55, the following proteins share a genomic window:
- a CDS encoding response regulator — translation MPSPIFRTSRDKKLILLVDDEITVLKLLEFILKKDYNLVIHSNGLEAISWMDEGHMPDLIISDLEMPYVDGLDFVRSLKTSGYYRDIPIILLSAAYSLDDLVQKLPYNFDLLVPKPFNPSKLKDTIKKLLS, via the coding sequence ATGCCGTCTCCAATTTTTAGAACAAGTAGAGATAAGAAGTTGATTTTGCTGGTTGATGACGAGATTACAGTGCTCAAGCTTTTAGAGTTTATCTTAAAAAAAGATTACAACTTAGTGATTCATAGTAATGGTCTAGAGGCCATCAGTTGGATGGATGAGGGGCACATGCCAGATTTGATTATTTCTGATTTAGAAATGCCTTATGTAGATGGGCTTGATTTTGTAAGAAGCCTAAAAACCAGCGGTTACTATCGTGATATTCCAATCATTCTGTTGTCGGCGGCATATTCACTAGATGATTTGGTGCAAAAACTTCCTTATAACTTTGATTTGTTAGTGCCCAAGCCTTTTAACCCCAGTAAGTTAAAAGATACGATCAAAAAACTGTTAAGCTAA
- a CDS encoding sugar transferase has protein sequence MNVQENTSFGIPQSRVNVIYYANQYDADIIAEFSGGGSLKKASSFANLYEIVSKLSVYELDVSILLEVQPSAVSEAFGLVETLKKNWLSRNLVVVFLLTEKDPSVTETAFAARVADCYSPTISFADVKLRLQFLSAYKILNEQLKNLPEAPLQQYKVPFLKRLLDLAISLTALFFLSPVLLVIAILIKLDSKGPVFYTSKRVGTGYKIFDFYKFRSMRVNADKEVEKLKATTANQYGDSAFFKMKDDPRVTKLGNFFKKFKYR, from the coding sequence ATGAACGTGCAAGAAAATACCTCATTTGGAATACCACAATCTAGGGTTAATGTTATTTATTATGCCAATCAGTACGATGCCGATATCATTGCCGAGTTTAGTGGGGGAGGAAGTCTAAAAAAAGCCAGCAGTTTTGCCAATCTCTATGAAATAGTAAGTAAACTATCTGTTTACGAATTAGATGTGAGCATTTTGTTAGAGGTGCAGCCAAGCGCTGTAAGCGAGGCATTTGGTTTGGTAGAAACCTTGAAGAAAAATTGGTTGAGTAGAAACTTGGTTGTTGTTTTTTTACTTACCGAGAAAGACCCATCTGTTACCGAAACAGCTTTTGCTGCTAGAGTGGCAGATTGCTATTCTCCAACTATTTCATTTGCCGATGTAAAGCTGCGACTTCAGTTTTTATCAGCCTATAAAATACTCAATGAGCAATTAAAAAACTTGCCAGAAGCGCCATTACAGCAATATAAAGTGCCTTTTTTAAAGCGTTTGCTAGATTTGGCTATCTCTTTAACAGCACTCTTTTTTTTAAGTCCGGTACTGCTTGTTATTGCTATACTTATTAAATTAGATTCTAAGGGACCGGTTTTTTATACCAGCAAAAGGGTAGGTACTGGTTACAAGATCTTCGATTTTTATAAATTTAGATCGATGCGGGTTAATGCCGATAAAGAGGTAGAGAAATTGAAAGCCACTACAGCCAACCAATATGGCGATTCTGCTTTCTTTAAGATGAAGGATGACCCCAGAGTTACTAAGTTGGGAAATTTTTTTAAGAAATTCAAGTATCGATGA